AACTGAAAGAATATAGAACAAGATTTCATCTACATACCTTTATACCATTGCCAGGTACACCATTCATTAAGTTATTACCTTCACCAATAGATGATGCTTTAAAGCATAGATTATATAAATTAATTGGTGAGGGGAGAGCCTATGGATACTGGATATCCCAGGAAAAACTATCGAAAGAGATTATTGAATTAGTAAGGAAAAATATTATATTTGATCTAGAGAAAAACTATAGAAATGCTAAGATGCACCTTTGCTAGTACTAGCAAATGCTTTAGATCTCATATACTCTTCAACTATCACTAGAATACCTGCTATAATTAGATATAGTCCTACAAGCCATGATATTAGTGCTGGTAGCACTATTACTAATATCCCAAATATTAGCATTAAAATCCCTATGCCTATTCTAGGCAAGCTAATTCCAAAATATTTCTTAAGAACTTCTTCTATCGATTTCTCTACTTTTCCAGACATTCTAACCACCTAAATAGAGGTATCTTATTAATAGTCCTAATATAGAGACCTAAATATAGTTTTCGTTTATAGCCGATGTATAGTAGGTTT
Above is a genomic segment from Ignisphaera aggregans DSM 17230 containing:
- a CDS encoding hypothetical protein (KEGG: dka:DKAM_0935 hypothetical protein~SPTR: B8D580 Putative uncharacterized protein), producing MSGKVEKSIEEVLKKYFGISLPRIGIGILMLIFGILVIVLPALISWLVGLYLIIAGILVIVEEYMRSKAFASTSKGAS